The Equus quagga isolate Etosha38 chromosome 10, UCLA_HA_Equagga_1.0, whole genome shotgun sequence genome includes a region encoding these proteins:
- the RIPPLY1 gene encoding protein ripply1, translating to MDPAAPTAAAPVPALALALAPALAQAPLALPGLLNPSLLLSSGQEVDGSRRGACLWRPWLSSTCDPPRQVRKLADLAAGGAIGAEVTKADSEFHHPIRLFWPKSRSFDYLYSDGEILLQNFPVQATINLYEDSHSEEEEEEEEEDKEEEADEKGPEECVRVPGSAPHRATAHHPSLPLTCPN from the exons ATGGATCCTGCTGCTCCAACTGCTGCTGCCCctgtcccagccctggccctAGCCCTGGCTCCGGCCTTAGCGCAGGCCCCCCTGGCCCTCCCTGGCCTGTTAAACCCATcgctccttctctcctctggacAAGAAGTAGATGGAAGCCGAAG AGGAGCTTGTCTTTGGAGGCCCTGGCTGTCCTCTACATGTGACCCTCCAAGGCAGGTGAGGAAACTTGCAGATTTG GCCGCTGGTGGAGCAATAGGTGCTGAGGTCACCAAGGCTGACTCCGAGTTTCATCACCCCATCAG GCTCTTCTGGCCTAAATCCCGCTCCTTTGACTACCTGTACAGTGATGGGGAGATTTTACTGCAGAACTTTCCTGTCcaggcaaccatcaatctgtatGAGGACTCACAcagtgaagaggaggaagaggaagaggaggaggacaaaGAAGAGGAGGCAGATGAAAAGGGGCCAGAAGAGTGTGTGAGGGTACCAGGATCAGCACCACACAGGGCCACAGCTCATCATCCTTCTCTACCCCTGACCTGTCCAAACTGA